The following are encoded in a window of Streptomyces sp. 11x1 genomic DNA:
- the katG gene encoding catalase/peroxidase HPI, whose protein sequence is MSGSESENPAIASPTPTPTRPRTNRDWWPNQLDLQVLHQHSPRSNPLDEDFDYAAEFATLDVDALKRDVFDVMTASKDWWPADYGHYGPLFIRMSWHAAGTYRIADGRGGGGSGAQRFAPLNSWPDNASLDKARRLLWPVKQKYGQKISWADLLVFAGNCAMESMGFKTFGFGFGREDIWEPEEIFWGPEDIWLGDERYSGDRELAAPFGAVQMGLIYVNPEGPNGNPDPLAAARDIRETFGRMAMNDEETVALIVGGHTFGKCHGAVDPEHIGPEPEAAPVEQQGLGWHNRYGSGKGADALTSGLEGAWTSAPTRWDNGYLDNLFGYEWELTTSPAGAKQWTPTDPAARGTVPDAHDPSRSHAPMMLTTDLALRLDPVYGPIAKSFHENPDRLADAFARAWYKLLHRDMGPVTRYLGPWVPEPQLWQDPVPEVDHGLVADADIAALKSTLLASGLSLSQLVTTAWASAASFRGTDKRGGANGARIRLAPQRDWEVNRLPEVTETVRRLEQIREDFAGARSDGTRISLADLIVLGGCAAVEQAARNAGQDITVPFAPGRTDASQEQTDVESFAVLEPRADGFRNYLRAGEKLSPETLLLDRANLLTLTAPEMTVLVGGMRMLDTGFGGSRHGAFTDRPEALTNDFFVNLLDMGTQWKASASDENVFEGRDSATGELKWTATAVDLVFGSHSQLRAVSEVYAARDAGHKFVRDFVAAWDKVMNLDRFDLV, encoded by the coding sequence GTGTCCGGCAGCGAAAGCGAAAACCCGGCAATCGCCTCCCCCACTCCCACGCCGACTCGGCCCAGGACGAACCGGGACTGGTGGCCGAATCAGCTGGACCTGCAAGTCCTCCACCAGCACTCGCCCCGCTCGAATCCCCTGGACGAAGACTTCGACTACGCGGCCGAGTTCGCGACCCTCGACGTCGACGCGCTGAAGCGGGACGTCTTCGACGTGATGACGGCCTCGAAGGACTGGTGGCCCGCCGACTACGGCCACTACGGGCCGCTCTTCATCCGGATGAGCTGGCACGCGGCGGGTACGTACCGGATCGCCGACGGCCGGGGCGGCGGCGGCAGCGGCGCCCAGCGCTTCGCTCCCCTCAACAGCTGGCCGGACAACGCGAGTCTGGACAAGGCGCGCCGACTGTTGTGGCCGGTGAAGCAGAAGTACGGACAGAAAATCTCCTGGGCCGACCTTCTGGTTTTCGCCGGCAACTGTGCCATGGAATCGATGGGATTCAAGACGTTCGGATTCGGATTCGGGCGAGAGGACATCTGGGAACCCGAGGAGATTTTCTGGGGACCCGAGGACATCTGGCTCGGGGACGAGCGTTACAGCGGCGACCGGGAACTCGCAGCTCCCTTCGGCGCCGTGCAGATGGGCTTGATCTACGTCAATCCGGAGGGGCCGAACGGCAATCCGGATCCGCTGGCCGCCGCCCGGGACATCCGCGAGACGTTCGGGCGCATGGCGATGAACGACGAGGAGACGGTCGCGCTCATCGTCGGCGGCCACACGTTCGGCAAGTGTCATGGCGCTGTCGATCCCGAGCACATCGGCCCCGAGCCCGAGGCCGCGCCCGTCGAGCAGCAGGGACTCGGCTGGCACAACCGGTACGGCAGCGGCAAGGGCGCCGACGCGCTCACCAGCGGACTGGAAGGCGCGTGGACCTCCGCGCCGACCCGGTGGGACAACGGGTACCTGGACAATCTGTTCGGCTACGAATGGGAGCTGACGACGAGCCCGGCCGGCGCCAAGCAGTGGACACCCACGGATCCCGCGGCCCGGGGCACGGTCCCCGACGCCCATGATCCGTCGAGGAGTCACGCCCCCATGATGCTGACGACGGACCTCGCGCTGCGGCTGGACCCGGTCTACGGCCCGATCGCGAAGAGCTTCCACGAGAACCCGGACAGGCTCGCCGACGCCTTCGCCAGGGCGTGGTACAAGCTGCTGCACCGCGACATGGGACCCGTCACGCGCTACCTCGGCCCGTGGGTCCCCGAACCGCAGCTGTGGCAGGACCCCGTCCCCGAGGTCGACCACGGACTCGTCGCCGACGCGGACATCGCCGCTCTGAAGAGCACGCTCCTCGCCTCGGGCCTGTCCCTCTCCCAGCTCGTCACCACCGCCTGGGCGTCCGCGGCGAGCTTCCGCGGCACCGACAAGCGGGGCGGGGCCAACGGAGCACGGATCCGGCTCGCGCCGCAACGGGACTGGGAGGTCAACCGACTGCCCGAGGTGACCGAGACGGTGCGGCGGCTGGAGCAGATCAGGGAGGACTTCGCCGGCGCTCGGTCCGACGGCACCAGGATCTCGCTCGCGGACCTGATCGTCCTCGGCGGCTGCGCGGCCGTCGAGCAGGCCGCGAGGAACGCCGGTCAGGACATCACCGTCCCGTTCGCACCGGGGCGCACGGACGCCTCGCAGGAACAGACCGACGTGGAGTCGTTCGCCGTGCTCGAACCCCGGGCCGACGGGTTCCGCAACTACCTCCGGGCGGGAGAGAAGTTGTCGCCGGAGACCCTGCTGCTGGACCGCGCCAACCTGCTCACGCTGACGGCTCCCGAGATGACGGTGCTCGTCGGCGGCATGCGGATGCTCGACACCGGCTTCGGGGGCTCCCGGCACGGGGCCTTCACGGACCGGCCGGAGGCACTGACCAACGACTTCTTCGTCAACCTGCTGGACATGGGCACGCAGTGGAAGGCGTCGGCGTCGGACGAGAACGTGTTCGAGGGCCGGGACAGCGCCACGGGCGAACTCAAGTGGACCGCCACCGCGGTGGACCTGGTCTTCGGCTCGCACTCCCAGCTCCGAGCCGTGTCGGAGGTCTACGCGGCGCGGGACGCGGGGCACAAGTTCGTGCGTGACTTCGTGGCCGCGTGGGACAAGGTGATGAACCTCGACCGGTTCGACCTGGTCTGA
- a CDS encoding VOC family protein: MFGQTQAFSGFAVDDLGEARRFYGETLGLRVEEAGQGDMRMLTLTLGSGARVFVYPKETHTPATFTLLNFPVDDIEAAVDQLGRRGVTFERYPEFDHDDRGIVRTGDGGPAAIAWFTDPAGNVLSVLQEN; encoded by the coding sequence ATGTTCGGACAGACACAGGCGTTCAGTGGCTTCGCGGTGGACGACCTCGGCGAGGCCCGCCGGTTCTACGGCGAGACCCTCGGGCTGCGGGTGGAGGAGGCCGGGCAGGGGGACATGCGGATGCTGACCCTCACACTCGGCAGCGGCGCGCGGGTCTTCGTCTACCCGAAGGAGACGCACACCCCCGCGACGTTCACGCTGCTCAACTTCCCCGTGGACGACATCGAGGCCGCCGTCGACCAACTGGGGCGGCGCGGCGTGACGTTCGAGCGCTATCCCGAGTTCGACCACGACGACAGGGGCATCGTCCGGACCGGCGACGGCGGCCCCGCGGCGATCGCCTGGTTCACCGACCCGGCCGGGAACGTCCTCTCCGTGCTCCAGGAGAACTGA